A window of Cryptomeria japonica chromosome 3, Sugi_1.0, whole genome shotgun sequence contains these coding sequences:
- the LOC131063307 gene encoding LOB domain-containing protein 1, which yields MPRCASCKRHRKKCSEHCVLAPHFPSTDSHKFEIVHRVFGTRHIIKTLQGMKAEQRADAVNNMVYEASARLKDPVHGCVTEVEKLKKQIADLESQLAATQADVVKISLERDELLSFLLGGSSKYGETEHVLHEVQTNDDVEQLWKPLWETH from the exons ATGCCAAGATGTGCAAGTTGCAAGAGGCACAGGAAAAAATGCTCAGAGCATTGTGTACTGGCTCCGCATTTCCCATCCACTGACTCTCACAAATTTGAAATAGTGCATAGAGTTTTTGGAACCCGTCATATAATCAAGACGCTGCAA GGTATGAAGGCTGAGCAAAGAGCAGATGCAGTGAACAACATGGTGTATGAAGCGAGTGCAAGGCTGAAGGACCCTGTGCATGGCTGTGTAACAGAAGTTGAGAAACTAAAGAAGCAAATTGCTGACCTGGAGTCCCAGTTGGCAGCCACACAAGCAGACGTAGTGAAGATAAGTTTGGAGAGGGATGAGCTTCTTTCCTTCCTCCTAGGTGGGTCTTCTAAGTATGGTGAAACTGAACATGTTTTGCATGAGGTACAAACAAATGATGATGTGGAGCAGCTCTGGAAACCACTGTGGGAGACACATTGA